The following proteins come from a genomic window of Corynebacterium sp. P4-C1:
- a CDS encoding Na(+)/H(+) antiporter subunit C produces the protein MEANLFLLIASGVLIAAGVYLMLDRAMTRMLLGVMLIGNGANLLLLQSGGQAGAPPILDRDSMSTDQSADPLAQAMILTAIVIAMAMVSFILALLYRQYRYRTDDVIEHDTEDQAIAARPATPSAAPDADASDDPETGRLRSGGDAFGPRSFEDPLKEGDDE, from the coding sequence ATGGAAGCGAATTTGTTCTTGCTCATCGCCTCCGGCGTGCTGATCGCGGCGGGCGTATACCTGATGCTGGACCGAGCAATGACGCGCATGCTGCTCGGCGTGATGCTGATCGGCAACGGCGCGAACCTCTTGCTGCTGCAGTCCGGCGGGCAGGCCGGTGCCCCGCCGATCCTGGACCGCGACTCCATGTCCACCGACCAATCAGCCGACCCGCTGGCGCAGGCGATGATCCTCACCGCGATCGTGATCGCGATGGCGATGGTGTCGTTCATCCTGGCACTGCTGTACAGGCAGTACCGCTACCGCACCGACGACGTGATCGAGCATGACACGGAGGACCAGGCCATCGCCGCGCGTCCGGCCACCCCTTCGGCGGCCCCGGACGCGGACGCTTCCGACGACCCGGAGACCGGTCGTTTGCGCAGCGGCGGCGACGCTTTCGGGCCCCGCTCCTTCGAAGACCCCTTGAAGGAGGGCGACGATGAATAA